A genomic segment from Rhizoctonia solani chromosome 11, complete sequence encodes:
- a CDS encoding methyltransferase domain protein codes for MSSKLMKYTEHLDQAIPDTLAIAPLSQDKHGSYSIGHGGIDRPHVVFLDHPRSNSQFLGRLEILPYFIHCLKIKVLAHFLSFRSSPPPALSRYPLIQRSNCDMEISYTDEFNRQGTVYFVNDNVNEQVQYVDSDSDTMSTCSTHSASTITSSEVSDFYQERFGRVFPMDDNIPVVLPIDEPEHDRLEKLHRCYKLLVGSNYFGPLKEHMARTPHPRVLDIRTQQGTWVQEMASEFPHAQFISLDLVPMIPHVPRPNITFEVYDLYAGLAEPDESFDIIHARDCINSVAGKHAYEAYDTDTPAIRSSPRVHRGLQIIRQAVSSQGVMIDHIPSISHWLDPSSGLWSSPSHPTASGATPILTTRKRGFTQIETRIAHLPDGTWHPDPCHPLMLEKGVDEELVRSIVEDALEELMDPTIQTVWKYYMTHAVKI; via the exons ATGTCGTCGAAATTAATGAAATACACTGAACACCTCGATCAGGCCATCCCCGATACGTTGGCGATAGCTCCCCTCTCCCAAGACAAGCATGGATCTTACTCGATCG GCCATGGCGGAATCGACAGACCCCACGTGGTCTTCCTTGATCACCCCAGATCCAATTCACAATTCCTTGGACGACTGGAAATTCTCCCTTACTTCATTCATTGCCTCAAGATAAAAGTCCTAGCCCACTTCTTGTCCTTCCGCTCCTCCCCCCCTCCCGCTCTCTCCCGATACCCTCTCATTCAGCGTAGCAATTGCGATATGGAGATTTCATATACCGATGAATTCAACCGGCAGGGTACGGTTTACTTTGTCAACGATAATGTCAACGAGCAGGTGCAATACGTCGACTCGGATAGCGACACAATGTCTACATGCAGCACTCATTCTGCGAGCACAATAACATCGTCCGAGGTATCAG ACTTCTACCAAGAACGATTTGGGCGAGTTTTTCCCATGGACGATAACATTCCTGTGGTCCTTCCTATCGATGAGCCGGAGCACGACCGCCTGGAGAAATTGCATCGATGCTACAAGCTCCTCGTAGGTTCCAATTACTTCGGACCCCTCAAAGAGCATATGGCCCGTACGCCTCATCCAAGGGTACTTGACATAAGAACTCAACAGGGAACTTG GGTTCAAGAGATGGCTTCCGAATTCCCGCATGCGCAGTTTATTAGCTTGGACCTCGTTCCTATGATACCTCATGTCCCCAGGCCGAACATTACATTTGAGGTTTACGACCTATATGCCGGCTTGGCCGAGCCGGACGAGTCGTTTGATATTATCCATGCCCGCGATTGTATCAATTCGGTAGCCGGCAAAC ACGCCTATGAAGCTTACGATACCGACACCCCTGCCATTCGTTCATCTCCTCGGGTCCACCGGGGGCTCCAAATCATTCGGCAAGCTGTATCTTCGCAGGGCGTTATGATAGATCACATTCCATCTATTTCGCATTGGCTTGATCCCAGCTCGGGTCTATGGTCTTCTCCCTCCCACCCGACAGCCTCCGGTGCCACCCCTATACTAACCACGCGCAAACGTGGCTTCACGCAAATCGAGACTCGAATAGCACATCTTCCGGATGGAACCTGGCACCCAGACCCA TGTCATCCTCTCATGCTCGAGAAGGGAGTGGACGAGGAACTAGTCCGGTCCATCGTTGAGGATGCGTTGGAGGAGCTGATGGATCCTACCATACAAACGGTATGGAAGTACTACATGACTCATGCTGTGAAGATCTGA
- a CDS encoding peptidase inhibitor i66, whose translation MYDSIIPGGKYCIVNVGTGSYTGVGLVPPVNPPPPSPLKPIGRIFREAFTLEPKEGDKYIIAHKTFRMLVGHDDEGIVRLIPPGGKEVQWIIVDGYGPGRYRIKAVDSDKYWRMSREGKWGSVKLEEENGDSDQEWRFEEV comes from the exons ATGTACGATTCTATCATTCCGGGCGGAAAATACTGTATCGTCAACGTTGGCACTGGTTCATACACAGGCGTTGGCCTTGTTCCACCTGTAAATCCTCCGCCTCCTTCGCCTCTGAAGCCTATCGGCCGCATCTTCAGG GAAGCTTTTACTCTGGAGCCTAAGGAAGGGGATAAATATATAATCGCACATAAAACATTTCGTATGTTGGTTGGTCATGATGACGAA GGCATCGTAAGGCTCATCCCCCCGGGTGGAAAAGAGGTCCAATGGATTATTGTCGATGGCTATGGTCCCGGCCGTTACCG TATCAAAGCGGTCGATAGCGACAAGTACTGGAGAATGAGTCGTGAGGGCAAATGGGGTTCC GTTAAACTTGAGGAAGAGAATGGCGACTCGGACCAGGAATGGAGGTTTGAGGAAGTTTAG